The Paramisgurnus dabryanus chromosome 1, PD_genome_1.1, whole genome shotgun sequence genome includes a window with the following:
- the LOC135757721 gene encoding L-seryl-tRNA(Sec) kinase: MSRTGTCFCVLCGLPAAGKSSLAEVLRGRARSRGWDTLLVTYDELIPARNWREAEWKQQRKTVLTCLERFLHQTHTLSDQTHKHTDDDVWMHFQQIHKQSESQTQTQPLLVLLDDNFYYQSMRYQIYQLARKYSTGFCQVFLRCSLDVCLQRNQRRSLRVPDEVLVQMSERMEPPDESRNSWEQQSLTVDSTDEVTDEDVQKLMNLLESTMENPLSPFQDDSQLKEADRQICAANVLHQADQMCRRLISQAMTSARENQASSDVLKVLAKELNVLKTRFLQELKTELHHQVSLSPEEPIDIEKLLMTAERAFKRDTQNCIQTQINEH, encoded by the exons ATGTCTCGCACCGGCACCTGTTTCTGTGTCCTGTGCGGTTTACCGGCAGCGGGAAAATCCAGCCTTGCTGAGGTGCTGCGGGGTCGCGCGCGGAGCCGTGGCTGGGACACGCTCCTGGTGACGTATGACGAATTGATCCCTGCACGGAACTGGCGCGAG GCTGAATGGAAGCAGCAAAGGAAGACAGTTCTGACGTGTCTGGAGAGATTCCTGCATCAGACACACACCCTATCTgatcagacacacaaacacacagacgaTGACGTCTGGATGCACTTTCAGCAGATACACAAGCAGAGCGAATCCCAGACACAAACTCAGCCTCTCCTCGTACTGCTGGATGATAACTTCTATTATCAGAGCATGAGATATCAAATCTACCAGCTCGCCAGAAAGT ATTCAACAGGCTTCTGTCAGGTGTTCCTGCGGTGTTCGCTGGACGTTTGTCTCCAGAGAAACCAGCGGAGATCCCTGCGTGTTCCTGATGAAGTGCTGGTACAGATGTCTGAACGGATGGAGCCTCCAGACGAGAGCCGAAACTCTTGGGAGCAACAGAGCCTGACGGTGGACAGCACAGatgaagtcacagatgaagatGT TCAGAAGCTGATGAACTTGTTGGAATCTACAATGGAAAACCCGTTAAGTCCCTTCCAGGATGACTCTCAGCTCAAG gaggcagacagacagatttgtGCAGCTAACGTTCTCCACCAAGCTGATCAGATGTGCAGGCGGCTCATTTCTCAAGCGATGACGTCAGCTCGGG AGAATCAGGCATCTTCCGATGTTCTTAAGGTTCTTGCTAAGGAGCTGAATGTGTTGAAGACTCGTTTCCTTCAAGAGCTGAAGACGGAGCTCCATCATCAAGTTTCTCTCAGCCCAGAAGAGCCAATAGATATAGAGAAACTTCTGATGACAGCGGAGAGAGCATTTAAGCGGGACACACAAAACTGcatacaaacacaaataaatgaacacTAG